TGCTCTGGTCCGCTTTCCTCGCGATCGCGCTGGGATGGGGGAAGGGAAGGCTCAGTCCGCGAGCCGTCAGGGCCGTGGGCGTTGTCTCGACGCTGGCGCTCGTCTACTTCGCGGCGCATTTCCTGTTCGACGGACTCCTCGAGATCCGCGCTCTTCTGAGCGGAGCTGGCCGCGCCGCTTAACGGCGGGCTCGGCTCCGATGCCGGCGGCGCCGGGGCTGGCGTTCGCGCCCGGGCCCGGCCGGGGCTTCGGAAGGCGTTTCCCGATGCTTTGCAGCTCCCGGACCTTCGGGAAGAGAGTCCAAGTCGACCGGCGGGCGGTCCAGGTGCGCCTGGAGAAGAACCGCCATCATGGTGCGGGCGTCTTCGCGATTGAGAATCTGGGCGGCGACTGGCTCGTATTCCAGCAGCTCCTCGGGGGGGACTCGGGAAGATTCCTCCTTCAGCCGCGCGAGCAGGTGCTCAACCTTCTTCATGGTGACCTCCGCGTCGGACGGAAAATCGCGCTCGATGGCATCGAGGTCGTTCACCTTCACGAGCTTGTTGAAGTTGACGAGATCGTGGGCCGAAACGAGGGAGATGGCCTTGCCCGATTTCCCGATCCGTCCCGTCCGCCCGGCCCGATGCACGTACTGGTCGGGCGAGCTGGGGGACGAAAAGATGAAGACGTGGGAGAGATTCTCGATGTCGATGCCTCGCGCGGCGACATCCGTCGCCACGAGGTGGCGAAGCTCGCCGCGCCGGAAGCCGGCCATCACCTTCTCCCGGCGGCTCTGGGAAAGGTCGCTGGAGAGCATCGCGACGGGCAGTCCCTTGTGGCCCAGGAAATTCGCCACGACCCGAGTTTCCTCCCGCGTATTGCAGAAAATCATGGAAGAGGCGGGGTCCTCGTATTCGATCAGCTTGTAGAGGTTCCGCTCCTTGTTCATCCGGTTGGTGATGTAGTACTCGTGCGAGACCTCGCGCACGTAGACATAGTCCTCGCTCAGAAGCACCTTCTCCGGTTCGACGAGATAGCGGTAGGCAATCACTTCGATGCTGCGGGGAATGGTCGCTGAAAACAGGAGGGTCTGGCGTTTCGGCGGAAGGTGATCCAAGATCTGCCTCATCTCCTTCTCGAACCCCATGTCGAGCATGAGATCGGCCTCGTCGAGCACCAGAACTCTCAGGCGATCGAAGTTCAGCGTTCCCCGCCGGAGATGATCGAGAATGCGTCCCGGGGTGCCGACCACGGCGTGCACGCCCCGCCGCATCTCCTCGAGTTGCTGCTCGATCGGCTTGCCGCCGTAGATTCGG
This is a stretch of genomic DNA from Candidatus Polarisedimenticolia bacterium. It encodes these proteins:
- a CDS encoding DEAD/DEAH box helicase gives rise to the protein MDSTPTRSPAQEVGPSSGFKNFGLRPEVLAALAEIGYTEPTEVQSLTIPRAMAGKDLIVQSRTGTGKTAAFGIRIAEVVDPTDVSVQALILTPARELTLQVADEVGRIGAGRGIRCVRIYGGKPIEQQLEEMRRGVHAVVGTPGRILDHLRRGTLNFDRLRVLVLDEADLMLDMGFEKEMRQILDHLPPKRQTLLFSATIPRSIEVIAYRYLVEPEKVLLSEDYVYVREVSHEYYITNRMNKERNLYKLIEYEDPASSMIFCNTREETRVVANFLGHKGLPVAMLSSDLSQSRREKVMAGFRRGELRHLVATDVAARGIDIENLSHVFIFSSPSSPDQYVHRAGRTGRIGKSGKAISLVSAHDLVNFNKLVKVNDLDAIERDFPSDAEVTMKKVEHLLARLKEESSRVPPEELLEYEPVAAQILNREDARTMMAVLLQAHLDRPPVDLDSLPEGPGAAKHRETPSEAPAGPGRERQPRRRRHRSRARR